A genomic stretch from Cloacibacterium caeni includes:
- a CDS encoding NUDIX hydrolase, whose protein sequence is MKHLKYCPKCGQETLIFDGEKKFSCSQCDFVMYQNIAAAVAVLIRCDDELLLTKRNQNPKIGKLDLAGGFTDPKESAEETCARELKEELGIEIDLKNLKFVGSLPNVYHYKEVDYNTLDLFFEYRVEEKIEIKKLEAHEISETIWVKISELNLEEIAFDSQRKFLENYQ, encoded by the coding sequence ATGAAACACTTAAAATATTGCCCAAAGTGCGGCCAAGAAACGCTGATTTTTGATGGAGAAAAAAAATTTTCTTGTTCACAATGTGATTTTGTAATGTATCAAAATATCGCCGCCGCAGTTGCAGTATTAATAAGATGCGATGATGAATTATTATTGACCAAGAGAAATCAAAATCCTAAAATCGGGAAATTAGATTTAGCGGGCGGTTTTACAGATCCAAAAGAAAGCGCCGAAGAAACTTGCGCCAGAGAATTAAAAGAGGAACTAGGAATAGAAATAGACCTCAAAAATTTAAAATTCGTGGGAAGTCTGCCCAATGTTTATCATTACAAAGAAGTAGACTATAATACTTTGGACTTATTCTTTGAATATCGAGTGGAAGAAAAAATAGAAATCAAAAAACTAGAAGCTCACGAAATTTCAGAAACCATTTGGGTGAAAATTTCTGAACTCAATCTTGAGGAAATCGCTTTCGATTCGCAGAGAAAATTTTTAGAAAATTATCAATAA
- the xerD gene encoding site-specific tyrosine recombinase XerD gives MTWNETIENFSHFLKFERNFSDNTLDAYIRDVKKLKAFSEEKLDNTTPDKITFENLQEFLLHLTKEKISERTQARGISSIKSFFKYLIEEEIREDNPSTLLEGPKLGLYLPDTLSFEDVEKIINAIDLSTDLGVRNHCIIEVLYGCGLRVSELIELKISDINFKENFIKVEGKGKKVRYVPLANYTANLILNYINNVRANNKIGKKYEDHIFLNSRGSSMSRVIVFIIIKELVEKAGIRKSISPHTFRHSFATHLLQNGVDLRFIQEMLGHSSITTTEIYTHLKTEELHDVILKYHPRNK, from the coding sequence ATGACCTGGAATGAAACGATTGAGAATTTTTCACATTTTCTCAAATTCGAGAGGAATTTCTCTGATAATACTTTAGATGCATACATACGAGATGTGAAGAAACTAAAAGCTTTCTCAGAGGAAAAACTAGACAACACTACTCCCGACAAAATAACTTTTGAAAACTTACAAGAATTTCTCCTTCATCTTACCAAAGAAAAAATAAGCGAAAGAACTCAAGCAAGAGGAATATCTTCCATTAAATCTTTTTTTAAATATCTTATCGAAGAGGAAATTAGAGAAGACAATCCTTCCACACTTCTTGAAGGTCCAAAATTAGGCTTATATTTACCTGATACGTTAAGTTTCGAAGATGTAGAAAAAATCATTAACGCCATCGATTTAAGCACTGATTTAGGCGTGAGAAATCACTGTATCATAGAAGTATTGTATGGTTGCGGCCTTAGAGTTTCTGAATTAATAGAACTTAAAATTTCTGATATTAATTTCAAAGAAAACTTTATAAAAGTAGAGGGAAAAGGAAAAAAAGTGAGATACGTTCCGCTTGCTAACTACACTGCAAATCTTATTTTGAACTACATCAATAATGTAAGAGCCAATAATAAAATAGGCAAAAAATACGAAGACCACATTTTCCTAAACAGTAGAGGTTCTTCTATGTCTAGAGTGATTGTTTTTATCATCATCAAAGAATTGGTAGAAAAAGCGGGAATCAGAAAAAGCATTTCTCCGCACACTTTCCGTCATTCTTTTGCTACGCATCTCTTACAAAACGGTGTAGATTTAAGGTTTATCCAAGAAATGTTGGGACATTCTAGCATTACCACCACAGAAATTTACACCCATTTAAAAACCGAAGAATTGCATGATGTAATTCTGAAATACCACCCAAGAAACAAATGA
- a CDS encoding deoxycytidylate deaminase: MNHNKFDLAYLKMAKEWAKLSYCERKKVGALIVKDRMIISDGYNGTPSGAENCCEDEDGKTHWYVLHAEANAILKLASSTQSAKGATLYLTLSPCKECSKLILQSGIKRLVYIDQYSDTEGLEFLENAQVEVLQISEENLK; this comes from the coding sequence ATGAATCACAATAAATTTGACTTAGCCTATCTTAAGATGGCTAAAGAATGGGCAAAACTTTCTTACTGCGAAAGAAAAAAAGTAGGCGCACTCATTGTAAAAGACAGAATGATTATTTCTGATGGATATAACGGAACTCCTTCTGGTGCAGAAAATTGTTGTGAAGACGAAGACGGAAAAACGCATTGGTACGTGCTTCATGCAGAAGCAAATGCCATTTTAAAATTAGCTTCTAGTACTCAATCTGCAAAAGGTGCTACTCTTTACCTTACGCTTTCGCCGTGTAAAGAATGCAGCAAACTTATATTACAATCTGGCATCAAAAGGCTCGTTTATATAGACCAATACTCAGACACAGAAGGATTAGAATTTTTAGAAAATGCTCAAGTAGAAGTTCTTCAAATCTCTGAGGAAAATCTTAAATAA
- a CDS encoding enoyl-CoA hydratase-related protein — translation MNFQNILLENEGQISTITINRPQSLNALNGATISELSEALSQLEQDSNCRVIIITGSGEKSFVAGADIKEFSDFGQEKAEELARNGQNSLFNKIENLRKPVIAAVNGFALGGGLELAMACHIRYASENAKLGLPEVTLGLIPGYGGTQRLPKLVGKGLANEMIFSAKMISASRAKEMGLVNEVFSLEELLPKTKELATLISKNSPQGISKAIAAVNASDSDEGYELEIKSFGELFEMEDKKEGVSAFLEKRKPNF, via the coding sequence ATGAATTTCCAAAATATTCTCCTAGAAAACGAAGGTCAAATTTCTACCATTACCATTAATAGACCACAGAGTTTAAACGCTTTAAATGGAGCTACTATCAGTGAATTGAGCGAAGCTTTATCTCAGCTAGAACAAGATTCTAATTGCAGAGTCATCATCATCACAGGAAGTGGCGAAAAATCATTTGTAGCCGGAGCAGACATTAAAGAGTTTTCTGATTTTGGTCAAGAAAAAGCAGAAGAATTAGCCAGAAACGGACAAAATTCGCTGTTCAATAAAATTGAAAATCTAAGAAAACCTGTTATTGCCGCTGTAAATGGATTTGCATTGGGTGGTGGTTTAGAACTTGCGATGGCTTGTCACATAAGATATGCTTCAGAAAATGCAAAATTAGGTTTACCAGAAGTTACTTTAGGTCTTATTCCTGGTTATGGAGGCACCCAAAGATTACCAAAATTAGTAGGAAAAGGACTTGCGAATGAAATGATTTTCTCTGCTAAAATGATTTCGGCGAGCAGAGCAAAAGAAATGGGTTTGGTAAACGAAGTTTTTAGTTTAGAAGAATTATTACCAAAAACAAAAGAATTAGCAACCCTTATTTCTAAAAATTCACCACAAGGAATTTCTAAAGCCATTGCTGCGGTGAATGCATCAGATTCTGATGAAGGTTATGAATTAGAAATCAAATCTTTCGGAGAATTATTCGAAATGGAAGATAAAAAAGAAGGCGTTTCTGCATTTTTAGAAAAAAGAAAGCCTAATTTCTAA